In Cydia splendana chromosome 25, ilCydSple1.2, whole genome shotgun sequence, a single genomic region encodes these proteins:
- the LOC134802641 gene encoding beta-1,3-galactosyltransferase 5-like, translated as MARRKCLLFVLATLPVFWVFWQLSHMDHAQTPPSPPEKNLHYLRANRSLVHYLDNINILIEPSSVCQKKVPVLVLVTSTPSHYRHRDAIRNTWGKHQETYFFRGLTQDDDRMADAYIEAKQHSDLIVHELQDHYQNLTLKVALMLQWALHRCPRAEFVFKTDDDVMLNPRTLETVLEDNNGAALFGYKKENIVPDRREYTKWYLPRWLYNEELIPEYLLGSGYIINGKNLKEIFSAALHIPLINIEDIHFTYLVAKRALGLPLTHDRRLSPYKPWIFTCPYKNYASVHSLSPEEMDIRNCPQFANFGFRKN; from the exons ATGG CAAGGCGCAAATGCCTTCTCTTCGTGCTGGCCACACTGCCAGTTTTCTGGGTGTTCTGGCAGCTCAGCCATATGGACCATGCGCAGACCCCGCCGTCACCACCAGAGAAGAATCTTCACTATTTGCGGGCTAATAGGAGTTTGGTTCATTATTTGGACAATAT AAACATCCTCATAGAACCATCATCGGTCTGCCAGAAGAAGGTCCCGGTGCTCGTTCTAGTGACCAGCACCCCCTCCCACTATCGTCACCGTGACGCCATCAGAAATACTTGGGGGAAGCACCAGGAGACGTATTTCTTCCGTGGTCTTACCCAGGATGATGATCGAATG GCAGACGCCTACATCGAAGCGAAACAGCACAGCGACCTCATAGTCCATGAGCTCCAAGACCACTATCAGAACCTGACGCTGAAGGTGGCGCTGATGCTGCAGTGGGCCCTCCACCGCTGTCCGCGGGCAGAGTTCGTGTTCAAGACTGACGATGATGTGATGCTCAATCCGAGGACTTTGGAGACGGTGCTGGAGGATAATAACGGCGCCGCGTTGTTTG GGTACAAGAAAGAGAACATCGTACCGGACAGACGCGAGTACACCAAGTGGTACCTGCCTCGGTGGCTTTACAATGAAGAATTGATACCAGAATATCTATTGGGGTCAGGATATATTATTAATG GTAAAAACCTAAAAGAGATCTTCAGCGCCGCCCTCCACATCCCTCTCATCAACATAGAAGACATCCACTTCACGTACCTCGTCGCCAAGAGAGCCCTAGGGCTCCCCCTCACCCACGACCGAAGACTGAGCCCATACAAACCTTGGATATTCACTTGTCCGTACAAAAACTACGCTTCCGTACATAGTCTTAGTCCTGAGGAGATGGATATT AGAaattgcccgcaatttgcgaacttcggtttccggaaaaactaa